One window of the Colletotrichum destructivum chromosome 4, complete sequence genome contains the following:
- a CDS encoding Putative F-box domain-containing protein translates to MDDVVRSFGRGISRAARSVRRQVQRDQHSSHDSPAAASSSSAPSWVASSTSAETATNAPASAPASASAPSPDDHPDLEAQLPAHAAASQSQYDAVPLTSPPPAVTTAPGSGSASSPAHTHTPQAHVLPTLTLGPSAQPPSHDEAPPHHHQALIPHSTGSSATSDAQTLTNNITTQTLTVPSNPSQPVSPLSPAPAVLHSSNAAQLSPSFTPSAISFAPQVHPNSPAPQPLNLSAATSPAQYVPSPLESPIPLELEQQISGKDNASIRPQSGPRPRTSRSRRDSVIEKVASLDPRRRSRSLGPKTGNSLMDLPPELHLMIIDYLEFGELENLRRTCRFYRNFLTKQTIRDLFGEQFRLALLAHCYICLKYDPTRGNLLWADYNHPRYPLASKCVDCAYQEDELAVGKKVALGNYASVWICRWCGYPVAGTSAPNQPEFHKGCYSHYNNVLLAYFVLGWIQLSLGIVAAALCWRYFRDETLVLVSSIVNFVLLWWCLAFLVVRGEHKRTYHFTGVLEAAILGLWCLPLYILVRDIEDGVHGALDRRVTVTLVFIILNMVFRLLNVLGNIILTLEWRHFARKKPRLTPAGRFGNMVLAFLVYWTYPQAVEQEYPPQYHFINTGRRRVKMILAERNAQRLREQQQIMTMMY, encoded by the exons atggacgacgtcgtccgctCGTTCGGCAGAGGCATCTCACGTGCCGCCCGCAGCGTCCGCAGGCAGGTTCAGCGAGATCAGCATTCGTCTCATGATTCCCCCGCTgccgcttcgtcgtcgtcggccccaTCCTGGGTCGCTTCGTCCACCAGCGCCGAGACCGCCACAAATGCACCGGCATCCGCAcccgcgtccgcgtccgcgccCTCACCCGACGACCACCCCGATCTCGAGGCCCAACTCCCGGCTCACGCGGCCGCGTCTCAATCCCAGTACGACGCCGTGCCGCtcacgtcgccgccgcccgccgtcACGACCGCGCCGGGGTCGGGATCGGCCTCATCGCCTGCTCACACGCATACGCCCCAAGCCCATGTCCTCCCTACCCTCACTCTCGGCCCATCCGCCCAGCCGCCCTCTCACGATGAAGCACcccctcatcatcatcaagctCTCATCCCTCACTCGACCGGCAGCTCGGCCACCTCTGACGCCCAGACATTAaccaacaacatcaccacccaGACCCTCACCGTCCCGAGCAACCCATCCCAGCCCGtgtcgccgctgtcgcccgcgccggccgtgCTTCACTCATCCAATGCGGCCCAGCTCTCTCCATCCTTCACCCCGTCTGCCATATCGTTCGCGCCCCAGGTCCATCCTAATTCACCGGCCCCCCAGCCGCTCAACCTCTCGGCCGCCACCTCGCCAGCTCAGTACGTACCCTCGCCTCTCGAGTCGCCCATCcccctcgagctcgagcagcAGATCTCCGGCAAGGACAACGCCTCGATCCGGCCCCAGAGCGGCCCCCGGCCCCGCACATCCCGCTCCCGGCGCGACTCGGTTATCGAGAAGGTCGCCTCCTTGGACCCCCGTCGGCGCTCGCGCAGCCTCGGCCCCAAGACGGGCAACAGCCTCATGGACCTGCCGCCCGAGCTCCACCTCATGATCATCGACTACCTCGAGTTCGGCGAGCTGGAGAACCTGCGCCGCACGTGCCGGTTCTACCGCAACTTCCTCACCAAGCAGACCATCCGCGACCTCTTTGGCGAGCAGTtccgcctcgccctgctGGCGCACTGCTACATCTGCCTCAAGTACGACCCGACCCGCGGCAACCTGCTCTGGGCCGATTACAACCACCCGCGCTACCCGCTCGCCAGTAAGTGCGTCGACTGCGCCTACCAGGAGGACGAGCTGGCCGTCGGCAAGAAGGTGGCCCTGGGCAACTACGCCAGCGTGTGGATCTGCCGCTGGTGCGGGTAtcccgtcgccggcacctcggcgccgaacCAGCCCGAGTTCCACAAGGGCTGTTATAGCCACTACAATAACGTCCTCCTCGCGTATTTTGTCCTGGGCTGGATCCAGCTGAGTCTCGGCATTGTTGCCGCCGCGCTGTGCTGGAGATACTTCAGGGATGAGACATTGGTCTTGGTGTCGTCTATC GTCAACTTCGTTTTGTTATGGTGGTGCTTGGCCTTTCTAGTCGTGAGGGGCGAACACAAGCGCACATATCACTTCACCGGCGTACTAGAGGCCGCGATACTCGGCCTCTGGTGCTTGCCTCTGTATATTCTTGTCAGGGACatcgaagacggcgtccaTGGAGCCCTGGACAGGAGGGTCACGGTGACCCTGGTCTTTATCATCCTGAACAT GGTTTTCCGCCTCTTGAATGTCCTGGGCAACATCATCCTCACGCTCGAATGGCGACACTTTGCGCGGAAGAAGCCCAGGCTcacgccggccggccgcttCGGCAACATGGTGCTGGCCTTCCTCGTCTACTGGACCTACccgcaggccgtcgagcaggagTACCCGCCGCAGTACCACTTTATCAATacgggccggcggcgggtcAAGATGATCCTTGCCGAGAGGAACGCGCAGCGGCTgcgggagcagcagcagataATGACTATGATGTACTGA